GTAACATAAATGTATCTAAAAAACAAATAAAGTTTTTACCCTACCTATGAGGAATTGAAACACTGCATTTATTGCTTTTTTGTTTAAATTTAAATAGTTTTCACCCTACCTATGAGGAATTGAAACAATCTAATTGTTGATTGTAGATTGCCAACAAATTTAACCTTTTTTACAAATAAAATTGACCCCCTTTTTTCATTGCTTCACCTTTTTTAAAAGGTTCAACTTGCGAAGTTGAAGGATTGGGTAAGATAGGCTGTGATGGCGAGTATATGCGGAAAATCTGACTTGCGAAGTCAGAGGATTAGCTTGCGAAGTTGGGAAAGGATTTCAAAAAGCCTTGAATTTATTATTTTATTATTGTAATATCTATTACAGTAATACGCATTACGGAGATAAAATGTGCAATTTTATGGTAGAAAATCAGAACTGAATGATTTAAATAAATTATACAAATTATCTGCTAAAAATTCTCAAATGGCTGTAGTAACGGGAAGAAGGAGAGTCGGTAAAACCAGACTAATTCAAAAATTCGTGGAAGATAAAAGTGCGCTTTATTTTGTTGTTTCAAGAAAAGATGAGCACTTGCTATGTGAAGAATTTGTAGATATTGTTCAAAAACAAACAAATGTAAAATTTTTTGGGAAAATAGAAAAGTTTCATGATTTTTTTGAATTCCTGCTGGAAAATTTTAAAAATAAAAACTATGTAATAGTTTTTGATGAAATTCAAGAATTCAAACACATAAATCCATCTGTTTATAGTGATATTCAAAAACTTTGGGACATTTACAAGGATTCTACATCGCTACTGTTGATTTTTTCTGGCTCTGTTTATTCTATGATGAAAGATATCTTTGAAAATTCCAAAGAGCCTCTCTTTGGCAGAGCATCTTTAAAAATTAATTTAAACCCTTTTGACATAAAAACGTTGCAGGATATCTATCTGAACAATGTAAATAAAGCTGATAACTTTGACTTTTTTGCCTTTTACGCTATTACCGGTGGTGTTCCTAAGTATGTGGAATATTTTGTTGATAGAAAAATATTTAGTTTTGATGCAATTATCAATGAAATTTTCCGAGAAAACTCTTTATTTATTGAAGAAGGTAAGTCCATATTAATAGAAGAATTTGGAAAAGAGTATACAACTTATTTCTCCATATTATCATTGATAGCTTCTTCTAAAACTAGTCGCAGTGAAATAGAAAGTATTTTAGAAAAGGATATAGGCGGTTTTCTACAGCGCCTTGAGAAAGATTTTTATATTATTAAAAAGATAAAACCAATCCTAAGCAAACCTAACAGCAGAATACAAAAATATACAATTGTAGATAATTTTTTGAGTTTTTGGTTTCGCTTTATTTACAAATATAACAGTGCAGTGGAAATAGGTAATTATGAATACTTAAAAGATGTTGTCAGACGTGACTTTAATTCGTATGCTGGTAAAATTCTGGAGAAATATTTCAAAGCCAAAATGATTATAGAAAGAAGCTTTAATATTATTGGAAATTATTGGGAAAAAGGGAATAAAAATGAGATTGATATTGTAGCTGTTAATGATTATGAGAAACTGGTTTTATTTGCCGAAGTGAAATTAGACCCACAAAAAGCTTCCCTAGATAAATTAAAAGAAAAATCACAAAAAGTTCTCAGAAAATTTAATAACTATAAAGTCGAGTATCACATTTTCTCGCTAGATGATATATTTATAACATCCAGCTAAATATGAGCTTAAAATTCTAAATTGCGAAGTTGAAGGATTGGGTAAGATGGGCTGTGATGGCGAGTATATGCGGAAAATCTGACTTGCGAAGTCAGAGGATTACTGTATAAGAAGGAAAAAAATGAAAGTTATAAAAGCAAAAATATCAAAAAGAGGACAAATAACTATACCGAAAGAAATTCGGAAAGAGCTGAATTCGGATTATGTCGAATTTATTAAAGAGGGGAATCGTATTTTTATAAGAAGAATTCCTTCAGTTGAAGAGATGGCAGGCAGCTTGAATAAATATGCAAGAAATAAATTAAAAACCGGGTTAACAGAAGAAGACGCCTGGAGTGAACATGTCAAAGAAAAATATCGTATATCTTGATACAAATATTATTTTACGATTTCTTATCGGAGATGGTGGAGAACTTGCTGATAAAATATCTCTATATGTAGCCATTTGGGATAGATTAAAGTAGCATTATGTTTCGAAAATTTGAGAAAACAGGAAAAATCAAACTTTATAATGCTTTATAATGCTTTGATCTTTTTACCTTACCTATGAGGAATTATAGCAAGTTTTACTTGACTTTTTTTAAATTTATGCTATACAGTGTTTTAAACCTTGTAATTAGGCATTGAAACCTTCTACATTCTTAATTATTATATAAGTAAAATATAATTGTATTTTACTTTTTTAAGTTATAATAAAAATTAAATTTGTTATATAAAATTTTGATATATGAAGTTGGCAAATTATTAGA
This genomic stretch from Deferribacterota bacterium harbors:
- a CDS encoding ATP-binding protein, with the protein product MQFYGRKSELNDLNKLYKLSAKNSQMAVVTGRRRVGKTRLIQKFVEDKSALYFVVSRKDEHLLCEEFVDIVQKQTNVKFFGKIEKFHDFFEFLLENFKNKNYVIVFDEIQEFKHINPSVYSDIQKLWDIYKDSTSLLLIFSGSVYSMMKDIFENSKEPLFGRASLKINLNPFDIKTLQDIYLNNVNKADNFDFFAFYAITGGVPKYVEYFVDRKIFSFDAIINEIFRENSLFIEEGKSILIEEFGKEYTTYFSILSLIASSKTSRSEIESILEKDIGGFLQRLEKDFYIIKKIKPILSKPNSRIQKYTIVDNFLSFWFRFIYKYNSAVEIGNYEYLKDVVRRDFNSYAGKILEKYFKAKMIIERSFNIIGNYWEKGNKNEIDIVAVNDYEKLVLFAEVKLDPQKASLDKLKEKSQKVLRKFNNYKVEYHIFSLDDIFITSS
- a CDS encoding AbrB/MazE/SpoVT family DNA-binding domain-containing protein; its protein translation is MKVIKAKISKRGQITIPKEIRKELNSDYVEFIKEGNRIFIRRIPSVEEMAGSLNKYARNKLKTGLTEEDAWSEHVKEKYRIS